From Rutidosis leptorrhynchoides isolate AG116_Rl617_1_P2 chromosome 3, CSIRO_AGI_Rlap_v1, whole genome shotgun sequence, a single genomic window includes:
- the LOC139897297 gene encoding uncharacterized protein: protein MLDYEWGNPSTMMLNGAVSVTVDGEPTSQPDPTRHIFDHYTQNNFNETAHNNYLNPNNIDFLHHNPTHHHPHYLQSPTQTHPQFTSIYDPRAYTADCTYQSSLEPAQTGFMVMPKTEPSGCAIDFTNNRIGLNLGGRTYFSSAEDDFVNRLYRRSRPLEAALVSSPRCQAEGCNADLTHAKHYHRRHKVCEFHSKASTVITGGLTQRFCQQCSRFHLLSEFDNGKRSCRKRLADHNRRRRKSSQNQDHSKSAVTVSSTQSSSSDIISRYQSDSRG, encoded by the exons ATGTTGGACTACGAATGGGGAAACCCATCAACTATGATGCTCAACGGCGCCGTCTCCGTCACCGTCGACGGCGAACCCACTTCACAACCCGACCCGACCCGCCACATCTTCGATCACTATACACAAAACAACTTCAACGAAACAGCACACAACAACTACCTTAACCCAAACAACATAGACTTCTTACATCATAACCCGACCCATCACCACCCCCACTACCTTCAAAGCCCGACCCAAACCCACCCTCAATTCACTTCAATTTACGACCCACGCGCTTACACTGCCGACTGTACTTACCAATCATCACTTGAACCGGCTCAAACCGGGTTCATGGTCATGCCAAAAACTGAACCTTCCGGTTGTGCTATTGATTTCACTAATAACCGGATTGGGTTAAATTTAGGTGGACGGACTTACTTCTCGTCTGCTGAAGATGACTTTGTGAACCGGTTGTACCGCCGGTCTAGACCGCTCGAAGCGGCTCTTGTTAGTTCTCCTAGGTGTCAAGCTGAAGGGTGTAATGCTGATCTCACTCATGCTAAACATTATCATCGTAGGCATAAAGTTTGCGAGTTTCACTCCAAAGCTTCAACGGTCATCACCGGCGGATTAACTCAGCGATTCTGTCAACAGTGTAGCag ATTCCATCTTTTGTCGGAATTTGATAATGGAAAAAGAAGTTGCCGGAAAAGATTGGCTGATCATAACCGTCGACGTCGAAAATCGTCACAAAATCAAGATCATAGCAAGTCTGCTGTCACGGTCTCGAGCACTCAAAGTTCATCTTCCGACATCATTTCAA GGTATCAATCAGATTCAAGAGGTTAA